From a single Candidatus Thorarchaeota archaeon genomic region:
- a CDS encoding NUDIX hydrolase: protein MYRSPTPTVDVAIIDGENIILVKRGHEPHKGSWVLPGGFIEYGETAEEAAVREVLEETGVSVRLVDILGVYSAPERDPRKHILTVVFVAERIEGEPVGGDDAAEAKWFKIKETETMDLGFDHGLILRNLREWLRSKGTFWSTRSRSTDQG from the coding sequence ATGTATCGTAGTCCCACACCAACAGTCGATGTTGCAATCATAGACGGAGAGAATATCATTCTCGTGAAACGCGGCCACGAACCGCACAAGGGCTCATGGGTATTGCCGGGTGGATTTATCGAATATGGTGAGACCGCCGAGGAGGCCGCAGTCAGGGAGGTCCTTGAGGAGACCGGGGTCTCGGTCAGGCTTGTAGACATCTTGGGAGTCTATAGTGCGCCTGAGAGAGATCCTCGAAAACACATATTGACCGTTGTATTTGTGGCCGAACGGATTGAAGGAGAACCAGTGGGCGGCGACGATGCTGCTGAGGCAAAGTGGTTTAAAATAAAAGAAACGGAGACCATGGATCTTGGTTTCGACCATGGTCTGATTCTTCGAAACCTACGTGAGTGGCTACGGTCAAAAGGGACCTTTTGGTCCACGCGGTCACGCTCTACAGATCAAGGATAG
- a CDS encoding orotidine 5'-phosphate decarboxylase, translating to MLKRKLSAAAYVRKTRLIVGLDLTVSFPVGGGPIVESEKQRIEKDALKIISETAESVVAFKINRHLLLPLGLFDRIPRILDAIHDQGLPAIMDCKINDIGNTNEVITRYYLDAGFDAVIANPFVGWDGGLAPVFKTARDRKKGVILLCYMSHPGASEGYGLMVATDEKKKKHDAFYRVFAKNALQWEADGVIVGATAPDKIREVRQILGDEVPIISPGVGAQGGSAADAINAGASYIIVARSIINAPDPRAKAQEIAAQTWSQ from the coding sequence ATGCTAAAGAGGAAGCTCTCGGCCGCCGCATATGTTCGAAAGACACGGCTTATCGTGGGTCTTGACCTGACAGTCTCCTTTCCTGTTGGGGGCGGGCCAATCGTCGAGTCAGAGAAGCAGCGTATTGAAAAGGATGCACTGAAGATCATCTCGGAGACTGCGGAGTCTGTCGTGGCCTTCAAGATCAATCGTCATCTTCTTCTCCCCTTGGGGCTGTTTGATCGGATTCCACGAATACTTGATGCAATTCATGATCAGGGTCTTCCCGCAATCATGGACTGTAAGATCAATGATATCGGGAACACGAACGAGGTCATCACTCGCTATTATCTTGATGCGGGTTTTGACGCAGTGATAGCGAACCCTTTTGTGGGTTGGGATGGGGGTCTCGCACCCGTGTTCAAGACCGCCCGTGATCGCAAGAAGGGTGTGATTCTCCTATGCTATATGTCGCATCCCGGTGCCAGTGAAGGATATGGACTCATGGTTGCCACTGATGAGAAGAAGAAAAAGCATGATGCTTTCTATAGGGTCTTTGCCAAGAATGCTCTACAATGGGAGGCTGATGGGGTCATCGTTGGTGCGACAGCGCCGGACAAGATACGTGAGGTACGACAGATTCTTGGTGATGAGGTTCCTATCATCAGTCCCGGTGTTGGGGCACAAGGTGGAAGCGCCGCCGATGCCATCAATGCGGGGGCCAGTTACATCATTGTTGCACGTTCGATCATCAATGCCCCTGATCCACGGGCGAAGGCACAGGAGATCGCAGCTCAGACTTGGAGCCAGTAA
- a CDS encoding PLP-dependent aminotransferase family protein → MNGENNFALATWTSFIAESQIRALLKYKVKYYFAGGKPGVIPTDAFSQILADLSELYKENPALAIEDLNYGPTGGQPWFLKTLAKRLHDVRGIHIDPETEWDAVSITNGSQQALYTLLDTLIDPGDVIITPSPSYLGFLVPAVKLGARLVTVPTDLDGIIPEFVEKAIQLSMIKFGKTPDMLYVVSDSDNPKGTTLPMDRRRALFDICESHNILLVEDSAYAEIQFKKTPPAIKTLDKENSRVAYLGTTSKEAAVLRVGYSVLPPAIKEQVLKDKGYLDLCTSTLVQRILDEYYSKYIDEAMRKGVPEYERRYRAMAKAMDESFPAGDRTDPTGGFFIWWESEKKDFDSKKFMMDVAIPNDVLFVPGGPFYPITGYSITEDGTDLVESKAEPNTMRIGFSYATEDIIEMGIPRLGKLLTKELG, encoded by the coding sequence ATGAATGGTGAAAATAATTTTGCTCTGGCCACTTGGACCAGCTTTATTGCAGAATCACAGATTCGTGCTCTCTTAAAGTACAAAGTGAAATATTATTTTGCTGGTGGGAAGCCCGGTGTTATTCCCACTGATGCCTTTTCACAGATCCTGGCTGATCTCAGCGAGCTGTATAAAGAGAATCCCGCTCTTGCCATCGAGGACCTCAATTATGGGCCGACTGGTGGTCAACCGTGGTTTCTCAAGACTCTTGCAAAGCGTCTTCATGATGTACGTGGCATCCACATAGATCCCGAGACCGAATGGGATGCTGTGTCGATCACAAATGGGTCACAGCAGGCGCTCTATACCCTGTTGGACACGTTGATTGATCCCGGCGATGTCATCATCACTCCCTCTCCCTCATACCTTGGCTTTCTCGTTCCAGCAGTCAAACTTGGCGCGAGGTTAGTCACGGTGCCAACCGACCTTGATGGTATCATCCCCGAATTTGTTGAGAAGGCTATCCAACTATCAATGATCAAGTTCGGCAAGACTCCAGACATGCTCTATGTTGTCTCGGACTCTGATAACCCCAAGGGCACTACATTGCCTATGGACCGCCGACGGGCTCTCTTTGATATCTGTGAGAGTCATAACATACTTCTTGTTGAGGACTCTGCTTATGCGGAGATCCAGTTCAAGAAGACACCCCCTGCCATCAAGACCCTTGACAAGGAGAATTCTCGGGTGGCTTATCTGGGTACTACCAGCAAAGAGGCTGCGGTACTTCGGGTTGGCTATTCAGTGTTACCTCCAGCCATCAAAGAACAGGTCTTGAAAGACAAGGGCTATCTCGATCTATGTACATCCACTCTTGTCCAACGCATCTTGGATGAATACTACTCCAAGTATATCGACGAGGCCATGCGGAAAGGCGTTCCTGAATACGAGCGTCGGTACCGCGCTATGGCAAAGGCGATGGACGAATCGTTCCCTGCTGGTGATAGGACCGATCCCACTGGTGGCTTCTTTATCTGGTGGGAGAGTGAAAAGAAGGACTTTGACAGCAAGAAGTTCATGATGGACGTTGCCATACCAAATGATGTCCTCTTCGTGCCAGGAGGTCCCTTCTATCCGATTACAGGCTATAGCATAACCGAGGACGGTACCGATTTAGTTGAGAGCAAGGCCGAACCTAACACAATGCGTATTGGTTTCTCCTATGCGACAGAAGATATCATTGAGATGG